From the genome of Planktothrix serta PCC 8927, one region includes:
- a CDS encoding glycosyltransferase: MAIISVVIPAYNAEKTIQQTIDSILNQTFEDFEIIVINDGSTDSTLDIVSNIHDPRIQVFSYPNSGASTSRNRGLAVATGEYIALLDADDLWTPDKLESQYQALQNHPQAAVAYSWTDYIDESGNFLQSGKHPTFNGDVYPELLIQNFLENGSNPLIRREAFAEVGGFDESLLGGQDRDLYIRLAARYHFVLVPVVQVFYRMSTNSISSQVIRQEKQCVAVIEKAFLQAPPTLQHLKKQSLARIYKYLIYRALQGYPSPEKGRATLGFLCNYIRYDSAALQQWRFCLVIFVKSLIIAIFPPSIAQRTLSLLKNIF, from the coding sequence ATGGCGATAATCTCTGTAGTGATCCCAGCCTATAATGCAGAAAAAACGATTCAGCAAACGATTGATTCTATTTTAAATCAAACCTTTGAAGATTTTGAAATTATTGTAATTAATGATGGTTCAACAGATTCTACTTTAGATATTGTTTCTAATATTCATGATCCTCGAATTCAAGTTTTTTCCTATCCTAATTCTGGTGCTTCCACCAGTCGAAATCGAGGACTTGCTGTTGCTACGGGTGAATATATTGCTTTATTGGATGCGGATGATCTCTGGACTCCTGATAAATTAGAATCTCAATATCAAGCTTTACAAAACCATCCTCAAGCTGCTGTAGCTTATAGCTGGACAGATTATATTGATGAGTCAGGAAATTTTTTACAATCTGGTAAACATCCAACTTTTAATGGGGATGTTTATCCTGAGTTATTAATTCAAAATTTTTTAGAAAATGGTTCTAATCCTTTAATTCGTCGGGAAGCTTTTGCAGAGGTTGGAGGATTCGATGAATCTCTATTAGGTGGACAAGATCGAGATTTATATATTCGTTTAGCGGCTCGTTATCATTTTGTATTAGTTCCTGTGGTTCAGGTATTTTATCGAATGTCTACTAATTCTATTTCATCTCAAGTGATTAGACAAGAAAAACAATGTGTAGCCGTGATTGAAAAAGCTTTTTTGCAAGCTCCTCCCACCTTACAGCATTTAAAAAAACAAAGTTTAGCTAGAATTTATAAATATTTAATATATCGAGCTTTACAAGGATATCCATCCCCAGAAAAGGGTCGTGCTACCCTCGGATTTTTATGCAATTATATTCGCTATGATTCCGCAGCTTTACAACAATGGCGATTTTGTCTGGTCATTTTTGTTAAAAGTTTAATTATTGCTATATTTCCCCCGTCAATCGCTCAAAGAACCTTATCCCTATTGAAAAATATTTTTTAA
- the hpsE gene encoding hormogonium polysaccharide biosynthesis glycosyltransferase HpsE: MIDFTVVIPTYNGASRVSDVLEKLRSQTGTENINWEIIVVDNNSSDQTADLVQNMIASWQEVFPLKYVFEAKQGIAFARQRGVEESQGELIGFLDDDNFPDKNWVLEAYLFGQEHPKAGSYGGQIHGIYEVEPPQNFKRIEHLLLAIRESGDQPFLFCPEQLKLPSGAGLVVRKKAWLDHVPTKLLNTGRGGNDYEISLNLYKGGWEIWYNPKMHLDHYIPSERLDKNYLLSLASLYGLKSCQFRMLITPTWKKPMIFLKVILGGIKRSLQYKIDHKNNIKIDIVAACELEFFRASAISPFYFLQKAIFKKH, from the coding sequence ATGATCGATTTTACAGTTGTTATTCCCACCTATAATGGTGCAAGTCGTGTTTCCGATGTTTTAGAAAAATTGCGATCGCAAACCGGAACAGAAAATATCAATTGGGAAATTATTGTTGTTGATAATAATAGTAGTGATCAAACGGCTGATCTGGTTCAGAATATGATCGCATCTTGGCAGGAAGTTTTCCCGCTAAAGTATGTTTTTGAAGCAAAACAGGGAATTGCATTTGCCCGACAACGCGGAGTAGAAGAAAGTCAAGGAGAGTTGATTGGTTTTCTGGATGATGATAATTTTCCCGATAAAAATTGGGTGTTAGAAGCATATTTATTTGGTCAAGAACATCCTAAAGCCGGAAGTTATGGGGGACAAATTCATGGCATTTATGAAGTAGAACCTCCTCAAAATTTTAAACGAATTGAACATTTATTATTAGCCATTCGAGAAAGTGGTGATCAGCCGTTTTTATTTTGTCCAGAACAGTTAAAACTTCCTTCTGGTGCTGGTTTAGTTGTACGAAAAAAAGCTTGGTTGGATCATGTTCCTACTAAATTGCTCAATACAGGACGAGGGGGAAATGATTATGAAATTTCCTTAAATTTATATAAGGGAGGTTGGGAAATTTGGTATAACCCTAAAATGCACCTTGATCACTATATTCCTTCTGAGCGTCTCGACAAAAATTATTTATTATCTCTGGCTTCTTTATACGGTTTAAAATCCTGTCAATTTAGAATGTTAATCACGCCTACCTGGAAAAAACCCATGATCTTTTTAAAAGTTATATTGGGGGGGATTAAACGCTCTCTTCAATATAAAATTGATCATAAAAATAATATTAAAATTGATATTGTTGCTGCTTGTGAATTAGAATTTTTTAGAGCGAGTGCTATCAGTCCTTTTTACTTTTTACAAAAAGCTATCTTCAAAAAACATTAA
- a CDS encoding glycosyltransferase family 4 protein: MNSQYIPPSPKIKVLMLPDFRQDNPYQSLLSQGLAQEQIQVEFWAYYLNFFPILRGVLKHKLGSVDIVHLHWLEFYIKASSKGAKFWACVKFLLDIILIRILGLKIVWTVHNQTAHDAQFPELEYWTRQILSRLVNGMIFHSYSSLKLVAKDYKFNHKKAIVIPHGHYRDVYGASLNSIESRQQLGLPLTGHIYMNIGYLKPYKRIEKLIDIWKNNHNYFANDSLVIVGKPVDKSYCLKLKELSKNIPGLFLIPEFVHPNNIPVFLSAADVIVFPFEKILTSGSLILAMSYNKPIIAPDLGGIAETLGVASQLLYDPQDEQDLLKTLQKSTVIDLQALSVLVKQECDALDWGLIAEETAEFYEFILNKF; the protein is encoded by the coding sequence ATGAATTCCCAGTACATCCCACCTTCTCCCAAAATTAAAGTTTTAATGCTACCGGATTTTCGTCAGGATAATCCCTATCAATCCTTGCTTTCTCAAGGGTTAGCGCAAGAACAAATTCAGGTTGAGTTTTGGGCTTACTATTTGAATTTTTTTCCGATTTTAAGAGGGGTTTTAAAACATAAACTCGGTTCTGTTGATATTGTTCATCTTCACTGGTTAGAATTTTATATAAAAGCATCTTCAAAAGGAGCTAAATTTTGGGCTTGTGTTAAATTTTTATTGGATATTATTTTAATTCGGATATTAGGCCTTAAAATTGTTTGGACTGTTCATAACCAAACGGCTCATGATGCTCAGTTTCCTGAACTAGAATATTGGACAAGACAGATTTTATCTCGGTTAGTTAATGGGATGATTTTTCATAGTTATTCAAGCTTAAAATTAGTGGCAAAAGATTATAAATTTAATCACAAAAAAGCCATTGTCATTCCTCATGGACATTATCGAGATGTTTATGGTGCTAGTCTGAATTCAATCGAGTCTCGACAACAGTTAGGATTGCCCTTAACCGGTCATATTTATATGAATATTGGTTATCTCAAACCCTATAAAAGAATAGAAAAATTAATTGATATATGGAAAAATAATCACAATTATTTTGCAAATGATAGCTTAGTTATTGTTGGTAAACCCGTTGATAAATCCTACTGTTTAAAATTAAAAGAGTTATCTAAAAATATACCTGGATTGTTTCTAATTCCAGAGTTTGTTCACCCTAATAATATTCCCGTTTTCTTGAGTGCTGCGGATGTGATTGTGTTTCCTTTTGAAAAAATTTTAACATCAGGGAGTTTGATTTTAGCCATGTCCTATAACAAACCCATTATTGCACCCGACCTAGGCGGAATAGCCGAAACCCTGGGTGTCGCTAGTCAACTCCTATACGACCCCCAGGATGAACAAGACTTACTCAAAACATTACAAAAAAGTACCGTTATTGATTTGCAGGCTTTAAGTGTATTAGTTAAACAAGAGTGCGATGCTTTAGATTGGGGATTAATTGCTGAAGAAACAGCAGAATTTTATGAATTTATTTTGAATAAATTTTGA